The proteins below come from a single Alnus glutinosa chromosome 9, dhAlnGlut1.1, whole genome shotgun sequence genomic window:
- the LOC133877623 gene encoding uncharacterized protein LOC133877623, with protein sequence MRRYQAKRDGIQTLTGKLTPKIQNKLDAIRNESMDCVALYVGDDMFEVTGPDGRQFVVNMRRKSCGCRVWEMSGILCVHACAAIRHSCKNAEDYVDEYFTVEMYKKAYEPVIYPMPSQEQWIPTQHDKLEPPVSRVAPGRPKKTQSTTSRTPTQATRTNLVSPPPPARTNPVPPPPLATTNPVPPPPRRRKTQRVAAIFGKSKPGPTTPIDLTEGDSDERGGPAIRGGHAIRGGSAGTSGTATNPASKSKGKRVVATVEKAIEIAEAKRKRMRPEWKR encoded by the exons ATGAGGAGATACCAGGCTAAGAGGGATGGCATTCAAACTTTGACAGGGAAGTTAACtcctaaaatccaaaataagtTGGATGCAATACGGAATGAATCAATGGACTGTGTTGCCCTATATGTTGGTGATGACATGTTTGAAGTGACTGGTCCAGATGGTAGACAATTTGTAGTCAACATGAGGAGAAAAAGTTGTGGTTGTAGAGTGTGGGAAATGTCTGGAATCCTCTGTGTGCATGCATGTGCTGCTATTCGACATAGTTGTAAGAATGCAGAGGATTATGTTGATGAGTACTTCACTGTGGAGATGTACAAGAAAGCATATGAGCCAGTTATATACCCAATGCCTAGTCAAGAGCAGTGGATACCAACCCAACATGACAAGTTGGAACCCCCAGTATCAAGAGTGGCCCCGGGTAGACCAAAGAAG ACACAAAGTACCACCTCAAGAACTCCTACACAGGCTACAAGAACAAATCTGGTCTCACCGCCTCCACCAGCAAGAACAAATCCAGTCCCACCACCTCCACTAGCAACAACAAATCCGGTCCCACCTCCTCCAAGGAGACGGAAGACACAAAGGGTCGCGGctatttttgggaagtccaaaCCGGGTCCCACCACACCTATTGATCTAACTGAGGGTGATAGTGATGAACGAGGTGGCCCTGCAATCCGAGGGGGCCATGCAATTCGAGGTGGCAGTGCGGGAACCAGTGGGACAGCAACTAATCCGGCATCCAAAAGCAAGGGCAAACGTGTGGTGGCCACTGTTGAAAAGGCAATTGAGATTGCTGAAGCGAAGAGGAAGAGAATGAGGCCAGAATGGAAGCGTTAA